One window from the genome of Candidatus Spechtbacterales bacterium encodes:
- a CDS encoding GIY-YIG nuclease family protein — MKFHPAPIFDMFYVYVLQDKEELNIYVGSTNDLRRRFSQHRKKKNNLLKKLKKKK; from the coding sequence TTGAAATTTCACCCCGCCCCCATTTTTGATATGTTTTACGTCTATGTTTTGCAGGACAAGGAAGAATTGAATATCTATGTAGGTTCTACGAATGATTTAAGAAGACGGTTTAGTCAACATAGAAAAAAGAAAAATAATTTGTTAAAGAAGTTAAAAAAGAAAAAATAA